In the Malania oleifera isolate guangnan ecotype guangnan chromosome 1, ASM2987363v1, whole genome shotgun sequence genome, one interval contains:
- the LOC131146464 gene encoding tetrahydroberberine oxidase-like, with protein MKKSSSSSFLYQLLLVPLLLSIFPDQAFSAQSHYENFVRCLSRNSTSITKVIYTPRNSSYASILEFSIQNPRFSSPATPKPLVIVTPLQESHVQETISCSKKYGMQIRVRSGGHDYEGLSYVSELPFLILDLIKLRRIDVDEKNSTAWVQAGATIGELYYRIAEKSKNLGFPAGVCPTVGVGGHFSGGGYGTMLRKYGLAADNVIDARFVDVDGRILDRETMGEDLFWAIRGGGGASFGVILAWKIKLVQVPSTVTVFTVDRTLEQNATKLVHRWQSVAPKLDENLFIRIIITKANSSGKNTIQASFNSLFLGRADELLLGMKESFPELGLTKEDCTEMSWIESVLYFAGFPSGESLDVLLDRTPLSRRYFKAKSDYVKEPISKAGLEGIWERFYEDEAEEAEVIFSPYGGRMSEISEYAIPFPHRAGNLYKIQHLVYWEEEGAANSERYIAWIRRLYSYMTPFVSKSPRAAYINYRDLDIGTNNKGNTGYKQASVWGVKYFKNNFNRLVHVKTKVDPSNFFKNEQSIPSLFAEK; from the coding sequence ATGAAGAAATCAagctcttcttcttttctctacCAGCTTCTTCTTGTTCCTCTCCTACTCTCCATTTTCCCAGATCAGGCATTTTCAGCACAAAGTCACTATGAAAACTTTGTTCGATGCCTTTCTAGGAATTCCACCTCAATCACCAAAGTTATTTACACCCCAAGAAATTCTTCGTATGCATCAATCTTGGAGTTCTCCATACAGAACCCTAGATTCTCATCGCCCGCCACGCCTAAACCTCTCGTCATCGTTACCCCTTTGCAAGAATCCCATGTTCAAGAAACCATAAGTTGTTCCAAAAAATATGGCATGCAAATCAGAGTTCGTAGCGGCGGCCACGACTACGAGGGCCTTTCCTATGTTTCTGAGCTCCCCTTTCTCATCCTCGACTTGATAAAGCTTCGGCGGATCGACGTTGACGAGAAAAATAGCACTGCCTGGGTTCAAGCCGGCGCAACCATCGGTGAACTGTATTATAGAATTGCAGAGAAGAGTAAAAATCTTGGCTTCCCGGCCGGGGTTTGCCCTACGGTGGGCGTCGGCGGACACTTCAGCGGCGGAGGTTACGGCACAATGTTGCGTAAATACGGCCTTGCCGCTGATAATGTGATTGATGCTCGCTTTGTTGATGTTGATGGCAGAATTCTTGACCGAGAAACCATGGGGGAGGATTTGTTTTGGGCCATTAGAGGAGGTGGCGGCGCTAGTTTTGGAGTTATTCTTGCTTGGAAAATAAAACTGGTCCAAGTTCCATCAACCGTGACTGTGTTCACGGTTGACAGAACCTTAGAACAAAATGCAACCAAGCTTGTGCACCGGTGGCAATCTGTCGCGCCCAAGCTCGATGAAAACCTTTTCATCAGAATCATCATAACGAAGGCAAATTCCAGTGGGAAAAACACAATACAAGCTTCATTTAATTCCTTGTTCTTGGGAAGAGCGGACGAGCTCCTTCTGGGGATGAAAGAGAGCTTCCCTGAACTAGGATTAACTAAAGAAGATTGCACTGAAATGAGCTGGATTGAATCTGTTCTCTATTTCGCAGGATTCCCATCTGGGGAATCCCTCGATGTTCTACTCGACAGGACTCCTCTGTCTAGGCGATACTTCAAAGCTAAATCAGACTATGTGAAGGAGCCCATTTCCAAAGCAGGTTTGGAGGGGATATGGGAGAGGTTTTACGAAGACGAAGCAGAGGAGGCGGAGGTGATATTTAGTCCTTACGGTGGAAGAATGAGTGAGATTTCGGAATATGCAATTCCTTTCCCACATAGAGCTGGGAATTTGTACAAGATCCAACACTTGGTGTATTGGGAAGAAGAGGGAGCTGCGAACTCTGAACGATACATTGCATGGATCAGAAGGCTTTATAGCTACATGACTCCCTTCGTTTCAAAATCTCCAAGAGCTGCGTATATCAACTATAGGGATCTTGACATAGGAACAAACAACAAAGGCAACACCGGTTATAAACAGGCGAGTGTTTGGGGTGTCAAGTATTTCAAGAACAACTTCAACAGATTGGTGCATGTGAAGACCAAGGTTGATCCTTCCAATTTCTTCAAAAATGAACAAAGCATCCCATCTCTGTTTGCAGAAAAATGA